A window of Corallococcus macrosporus DSM 14697 contains these coding sequences:
- a CDS encoding glycerophosphodiester phosphodiesterase, with protein sequence MLLLAHRGASADAPENTLEAFTEAVRQGADGVELDAMRCGSGEVVVCHDERLERLARLPWEVRRTPWWKLQRADVGSPLGFAPARIPLLDEVLDALPAQLLVNIELKCDRADDGGLAEQVARVVRRRGLAGRVVISSFNPLCLFRLAAAAPELRRGFLIDPDRSWGLQAYAVSPLVSSHSVHPFHEACTPERVAAWRAAGLSVAAWTVDDPQRAQVLERMGVSYLITNRPGAVRQALHPAA encoded by the coding sequence ATGCTCCTGCTTGCCCACCGTGGCGCCAGCGCCGATGCCCCCGAGAACACCCTGGAAGCCTTCACCGAGGCGGTCCGCCAAGGCGCGGACGGGGTGGAGCTGGACGCCATGCGCTGTGGCTCCGGGGAGGTCGTCGTCTGTCACGACGAGCGCCTGGAGCGGCTCGCGCGGCTGCCGTGGGAGGTCCGGCGCACGCCCTGGTGGAAGCTCCAGCGGGCGGATGTCGGCTCGCCCCTGGGCTTCGCGCCCGCGCGCATCCCCCTGCTGGATGAGGTGCTGGACGCCCTGCCGGCGCAGCTCCTGGTCAACATCGAGCTCAAGTGCGACCGCGCCGATGACGGAGGCCTGGCGGAGCAGGTGGCGCGCGTGGTTCGCCGGCGAGGGCTGGCGGGGCGGGTCGTCATCTCCAGCTTCAACCCGCTGTGCCTCTTCCGCCTCGCCGCCGCGGCGCCGGAGCTCCGCCGGGGTTTTCTCATCGACCCGGACAGGTCCTGGGGCTTGCAGGCCTACGCGGTGAGCCCGCTCGTGTCGTCACACTCGGTCCACCCGTTTCACGAGGCCTGCACCCCGGAGCGGGTCGCCGCGTGGCGCGCGGCCGGGCTGAGCGTGGCGGCGTGGACGGTGGACGACCCCCAGCGCGCCCAGGTGCTGGAGCGGATGGGGGTCAGCTACCTCATCACCAACCGGCCGGGGGCGGTCCGTCAGGCCCTGCACCCCGCCGCGTAG
- a CDS encoding twin-arginine translocase TatA/TatE family subunit → MLGLGLGEIIVLGFILLVVFSAARMGQLGNAVGKFVYSFRKASKGEDLVDAKPLPPVRRSTTDAEFTDPEQPRRR, encoded by the coding sequence ATGCTGGGCCTCGGCCTCGGAGAAATCATCGTCCTCGGCTTCATCCTGCTGGTGGTCTTCTCGGCCGCCCGCATGGGTCAGCTCGGCAACGCCGTGGGCAAGTTCGTGTACTCGTTCCGCAAGGCCTCGAAGGGTGAGGACCTGGTGGACGCGAAGCCGCTGCCGCCGGTTCGCCGGAGCACCACGGACGCCGAGTTCACCGACCCCGAGCAGCCTCGCCGCCGCTAG